A genomic segment from Ignavibacteriales bacterium encodes:
- a CDS encoding H-type lectin domain-containing protein: MRKLSVLTIVFFFVAFSALVSAQTQSGQWSTKIGDSGYTLDTNTGERTMTIEVAFKNPYEVKPKVMLSVTQIDTDKGFNNRYNVEVLSVSRDGFTVKIRTWADSKVYSISGYWLAYTE, encoded by the coding sequence ATGAGAAAACTATCAGTTCTTACAATAGTATTCTTCTTTGTTGCTTTTTCAGCATTAGTATCTGCTCAAACTCAGAGTGGTCAATGGTCAACCAAAATAGGTGATTCTGGTTATACCCTAGATACAAATACCGGTGAAAGAACTATGACAATCGAAGTAGCTTTTAAAAACCCTTATGAAGTTAAACCAAAAGTTATGCTTTCTGTTACACAGATTGATACAGATAAAGGGTTTAACAACAGATACAACGTTGAAGTTCTTTCTGTTTCAAGAGATGGATTTACAGTAAAAATTCGTACGTGGGCAGATTCAAAAGTTTATAGTATTAGCGGTTATTGGTTAGCTTATACTGAATAA
- a CDS encoding energy transducer TonB, with amino-acid sequence MAILKTKKADLNIHYKKYLKISIIIVLTLLIAAFKFSPNQSKQPSIKEDPGCIINIFDIPPTELITKPLLPPRPQLPEISTGDNIIDIEFDATDFDLTENISPPAELEKPSNRIVEEEDHIPFFRVEVKPEIIGGLESILKNVYYTEIARRAMIEGRVTIEFIVNKNGNVEDATVLKGISEELDLIALNAVKQARFTPGLQRGKPVMVKMVIPIVYKLK; translated from the coding sequence ATGGCAATCTTAAAAACCAAAAAAGCTGATTTGAATATTCATTACAAAAAGTATCTTAAAATTAGCATAATTATAGTTCTTACATTACTAATCGCAGCATTTAAATTCTCACCTAATCAATCCAAACAGCCAAGTATTAAAGAAGACCCTGGTTGTATAATAAATATTTTTGATATACCACCAACAGAACTGATTACAAAACCACTTTTACCTCCCCGTCCACAACTCCCCGAGATATCAACGGGAGATAATATTATAGATATTGAATTTGATGCAACAGACTTTGATCTAACCGAAAACATTTCTCCACCAGCAGAATTAGAAAAGCCTTCAAACAGAATTGTGGAAGAAGAAGATCACATTCCATTTTTTAGAGTTGAGGTAAAACCTGAAATAATTGGTGGATTAGAAAGCATACTCAAAAATGTTTACTATACTGAAATTGCCAGAAGAGCGATGATTGAAGGCAGAGTTACTATTGAATTTATTGTAAACAAAAATGGTAATGTTGAAGATGCAACTGTTTTGAAGGGTATATCTGAAGAGTTAGATTTGATTGCACTTAACGCAGTTAAACAAGCAAGGTTTACGCCTGGTTTACAAAGAGGAAAACCAGTTATGGTAAAAATGGTTATTCCAATTGTATATAAATTAAAATAA
- a CDS encoding class I SAM-dependent rRNA methyltransferase produces the protein MPIVKLQKGREKSFNRKHPWIFSGAVDSIKDVNKNGETVKIISGDGKILGSGSYSSHSQISVRVLSFNPDETVDRKFIQKRIENAIQFRKQIIDDVSTNAYRIINAECDFLPGVIVDKYADFLVCQFLSAGSEFWKKEIVAILINKLNPTGIFERSDVTVREKEGLQQSKGILYGKEPEGLIEIIENGNKFFVDIVNGHKTGFYLDQRDNRKLLEKFSVENEILNCFSFTGGFSVYALIAGASKVTNVDSSEEALLLAERNFSLNGIDSSKYENVNGDVFKYLRKLRDADKQFDVIILDPPKFAESVSQVEKASRGYKDINLLALKLLKKNGTLFTFSCSGHIVSELFNKIIADAAADSGREVHILKYLTQSPDHTMLTSFPEGLYLKGIVCKVN, from the coding sequence ATGCCGATAGTAAAATTACAAAAAGGGCGCGAAAAATCTTTTAACAGAAAACATCCTTGGATTTTTTCCGGAGCTGTTGATTCTATAAAAGATGTGAATAAAAACGGAGAAACAGTTAAGATTATTTCCGGAGATGGAAAAATTTTGGGATCTGGTTCTTACTCTTCACATTCTCAAATTTCTGTTCGAGTTTTGTCTTTTAATCCTGATGAGACAGTTGATAGGAAATTTATCCAAAAAAGGATTGAAAATGCAATACAATTCCGAAAACAAATTATTGATGATGTATCAACAAATGCGTATAGAATAATTAATGCTGAATGTGATTTTTTACCAGGAGTTATTGTTGATAAGTACGCCGATTTTCTTGTTTGCCAGTTTTTATCTGCGGGTTCAGAATTTTGGAAAAAAGAGATAGTTGCAATTCTTATCAATAAATTGAATCCAACCGGAATATTTGAGCGTTCTGATGTTACCGTTAGAGAAAAAGAAGGTTTGCAACAATCAAAAGGAATACTATACGGAAAAGAACCCGAGGGGTTGATTGAAATAATTGAAAACGGAAATAAGTTTTTTGTCGATATTGTTAATGGCCATAAAACAGGTTTTTATCTAGATCAAAGAGATAACAGAAAATTGTTAGAAAAATTTTCTGTAGAAAATGAAATTCTTAATTGCTTCTCATTTACTGGCGGATTTTCTGTTTATGCTCTTATAGCTGGTGCAAGTAAAGTTACCAATGTTGATTCATCTGAAGAAGCATTGCTTTTAGCCGAGAGAAATTTTTCCTTAAATGGAATTGATTCATCAAAATATGAAAATGTAAATGGTGATGTCTTTAAATATTTGAGAAAACTTAGAGATGCAGACAAACAATTTGATGTTATAATTCTTGACCCACCCAAGTTTGCAGAATCTGTTAGCCAAGTTGAAAAAGCAAGCAGAGGTTATAAGGATATTAATCTTTTAGCATTAAAACTTTTAAAAAAAAATGGCACTCTATTTACATTTTCTTGTTCGGGTCATATAGTTTCGGAGTTATTTAATAAAATTATCGCGGATGCAGCTGCGGATTCCGGGAGAGAGGTTCATATTTTAAAATATTTAACACAATCTCCCGACCACACAATGTTAACTAGCTTTCCCGAAGGACTTTATCTAAAGGGAATAGTTTGTAAAGTAAATTAA
- a CDS encoding esterase family protein — translation MSREIHRWYSPNLNKEMEIVIYGHYGYALLMFPTAGADYLEYERFKLIDSIGGYLRDGKLKAFSINSINNESWLNNSMNPAHKAIRHQQYNRYIIEEVVPFIHNHSKGLVPIVTTGASLGALHAANNFFRRPDIFSGTIAMSGSYDLKSYSKGYFDDNVYFNSPVDYLPRWDDNFMFDKMRKGRIVIASGQGSFEDPGASIHLSNILNQRGVKHWLDLWGHDQPHDWPTWRSMLPYFLGNIKF, via the coding sequence ATGAGCCGAGAGATTCACCGCTGGTACAGTCCAAATCTAAACAAGGAAATGGAAATAGTAATTTACGGCCACTATGGCTATGCGTTATTAATGTTTCCAACAGCCGGAGCTGATTATCTTGAATATGAAAGATTTAAACTTATAGATTCTATTGGAGGATATTTACGGGATGGAAAACTTAAAGCGTTTTCTATAAATAGTATTAACAACGAAAGCTGGTTGAATAATAGCATGAATCCAGCTCACAAAGCAATTCGTCATCAACAATACAACAGATATATTATTGAAGAAGTCGTTCCATTTATTCATAACCATAGTAAAGGTTTGGTTCCGATAGTTACAACCGGAGCATCACTCGGTGCGCTTCATGCTGCAAATAACTTTTTCAGACGTCCCGATATTTTTTCTGGAACTATAGCTATGAGTGGAAGCTATGATTTAAAAAGCTATTCCAAGGGATATTTTGACGATAATGTTTACTTCAATTCGCCAGTAGATTACCTTCCGAGATGGGATGATAATTTTATGTTTGATAAAATGAGAAAAGGAAGAATTGTTATTGCAAGCGGACAAGGATCTTTTGAAGATCCCGGTGCGTCTATTCATTTATCAAATATTCTTAACCAACGTGGAGTGAAACATTGGCTGGATTTGTGGGGGCACGACCAACCACACGATTGGCCAACGTGGAGAAGCATGCTTCCCTACTTTTTAGGCAATATTAAATTTTAA